A single window of Jiangella alkaliphila DNA harbors:
- a CDS encoding sialidase family protein, which yields MDGIRRCDLLKAAGVVGGASVLTLGGRPAAATSRRAEETTVFERGETDDFHTFRIPVLVRAADGSMLAFAQGRVDNAEDFGHIQLVLERSADGGRTWGALRVVAADPPHRIANQSVVLDRSTGRLHLFFVRTGGDVTDQDIVDGTVGPEDVPRPFVIHSDDNGVTWSPWRELTDDVKLPQMRHYVGGPTHGIQLAHGTHAGRLLVPGNHNILPATADRPAVVGIHTVYSDDHGETWRLGGALGAYDDGIVVPNETAVVELGDGTVYFNTRDHQGTAPGNRAAATSSDGGQTLDGPFEIVPDLETPIVSGSLVRQNRRTDRGERIVFAAPWHPSSRDRLTLWSSLDAGATWAISQVVHDGPAGYSDLATVDDDTLGVLYENGPRLSDETPLTYHQRISLARVPMATIDRPVPRPGHHARRGRRREPRRRQRQPAPGTRRLRPSAGAGRRLRRAALRPVDRRGGPAVHRRPVVPHRRAPSAAHPAGRLAIFVGTLAAFARVQPLLAPRGTPRHVGGPGGARPPKWSSTYSRRSHHGARRGRSGCLWSWREYLRCGAADAQPASTMTRAHTTYLVDEDGLRVPGSTVRPGEGRSDPRTGSALTGPIESTGSKYLRRHPCQAIPRL from the coding sequence GTGGACGGGATACGACGATGTGATCTGCTGAAGGCCGCCGGGGTCGTGGGTGGGGCCTCGGTGCTCACCCTCGGCGGCCGGCCGGCGGCGGCGACAAGTCGCCGGGCCGAGGAGACCACCGTGTTCGAACGCGGTGAGACCGACGACTTCCACACCTTCCGCATCCCCGTGCTGGTGCGCGCCGCCGACGGGTCGATGCTGGCGTTCGCGCAGGGACGCGTCGACAACGCCGAGGACTTCGGGCACATCCAGCTCGTCCTCGAGCGGTCGGCCGACGGCGGGCGCACCTGGGGCGCCTTGCGCGTGGTGGCCGCCGACCCGCCGCACCGCATCGCCAACCAGTCCGTCGTGCTCGACCGGTCGACGGGGCGGCTGCACCTGTTCTTCGTCCGCACCGGCGGCGACGTCACCGACCAGGACATCGTCGACGGCACCGTCGGCCCCGAGGACGTGCCCCGTCCGTTCGTCATCCACAGCGACGACAACGGCGTCACCTGGTCGCCGTGGCGGGAGCTCACCGACGACGTGAAGCTGCCGCAGATGCGCCACTACGTGGGCGGGCCGACGCACGGCATCCAGCTGGCCCACGGAACGCACGCCGGCCGCCTGCTCGTGCCGGGCAACCACAACATCCTGCCCGCCACCGCGGACCGGCCGGCCGTCGTCGGCATCCACACTGTCTACAGCGACGACCACGGCGAGACCTGGCGGCTCGGCGGTGCGCTCGGCGCGTACGACGACGGCATCGTCGTCCCCAACGAGACCGCGGTGGTCGAGCTCGGCGACGGCACCGTCTACTTCAACACCCGCGACCACCAGGGCACCGCACCCGGCAACCGCGCGGCCGCGACCAGCAGCGATGGCGGTCAGACGCTGGACGGGCCGTTCGAGATCGTGCCGGATCTCGAGACCCCGATCGTCTCGGGATCGCTGGTCCGGCAGAACCGCCGCACCGACCGCGGCGAGCGGATCGTCTTCGCCGCGCCCTGGCACCCGTCGTCGCGTGACCGGCTCACCCTGTGGTCGAGCCTGGACGCCGGCGCCACCTGGGCGATCAGCCAGGTCGTCCACGACGGACCGGCGGGCTACTCCGACCTCGCCACGGTCGACGACGACACGCTCGGCGTCCTGTACGAGAATGGCCCGCGACTGTCCGACGAGACGCCGCTCACCTACCACCAGCGCATCAGTCTCGCCCGGGTGCCGATGGCCACCATCGACCGTCCCGTCCCGCGGCCGGGCCACCACGCCCGACGAGGCCGGCGCCGGGAACCACGCCGTCGTCAGCGGCAGCCCGCGCCGGGCACGCGGCGTCTTCGGCCAAGCGCTGGAGCTGGCCGGCGACTACGTCGAGCTGCCCTACGACCCGTCGATCGACGTGGCGGACCGGCCGTTCACCGCCGCCCTGTGGTTCCGCACCGCCGAGCCCCGTCAGCAGCGCATCCTGCCGGCCGGCTCGCCATCTTCGTCGGCACCCTGGCGGCCTTCGCGCGCGTCCAGCCGCTGCTCGCTCCACGCGGCACCCCACGCCACGTCGGCGGGCCCGGCGGGGCGCGGCCACCAAAGTGGTCGTCAACCTACTCTCGGCGTAGCCATCACGGCGCTCGGCGAGGCCGCTCCGGCTGTCTGTGGAGCTGGCGCGAGTACCTCCGTTGTGGCGCCGCCGACGCTCAGCCCGCGAGCACGATGACGAGAGCACATACGACCTACCTGGTCGACGAGGACGGCCTGCGGGTGCCCGGCTCGACGGTCAGGCCAGGTGAGGGTCGGTCTGACCCGAGGACCGGCAGTGCCCTGACCGGACCGATTGAATCCACCGGTTCGAAGTATTTACGTCGACACCCTTGCCAAGCCATTCCGCGCTTGTGA
- a CDS encoding LacI family DNA-binding transcriptional regulator, with protein sequence MAETRRPPTAADVARLAGVSRATVSYVLSGRRSGGSRVRDETRQRILEAVRALDYVPDQSARALRRRSTERVCLVLPRLGVPYFDVLAKELQEAVAGHGYTLVITVSDVVDARSAVVAQLRRRLADGVVIVAGARAANEALAGLVDLGIAVVLVADEAARDGIDVVRGDVTEACRGGVEYLVSRGHRRIAFVGEFPPHAARHSRFDGYRAALEAGGLPLDRRLVVAGASSRAEAYRSATRVLESPDRPSAVFAATDIAAVSAIWAARDLGLRVPDDVAVIGVGNIDEDLVMNPPLTSVGPSSVGSAEIAELLIGRMAGEAPAAGRTRLQPWELIRRGSA encoded by the coding sequence ATGGCTGAGACCCGTCGCCCGCCCACGGCCGCCGACGTCGCCCGCCTGGCGGGCGTCTCGAGGGCGACGGTGTCGTATGTGCTCAGCGGCCGCAGGTCCGGCGGCAGCCGGGTCCGCGACGAGACCCGCCAGCGCATCCTCGAGGCCGTCCGGGCGCTCGACTACGTGCCCGACCAGTCGGCACGGGCGCTGCGGCGGCGCAGCACCGAACGGGTCTGCCTGGTGCTGCCGCGGCTCGGTGTCCCGTACTTCGACGTGCTGGCCAAGGAGTTGCAGGAGGCCGTGGCGGGGCACGGGTACACGCTCGTCATCACCGTGAGCGACGTCGTCGACGCGCGGTCGGCCGTCGTGGCGCAACTGCGCCGCCGGCTGGCCGACGGCGTCGTCATCGTGGCCGGCGCCAGGGCGGCCAACGAGGCCCTGGCCGGGCTGGTCGACCTCGGCATCGCGGTCGTGCTGGTGGCGGACGAGGCCGCCCGCGACGGCATCGACGTCGTCCGCGGCGACGTCACCGAGGCCTGTCGCGGCGGGGTCGAGTACCTCGTGTCGCGGGGCCACCGGCGCATCGCGTTCGTCGGCGAGTTCCCGCCGCACGCGGCACGGCACAGCCGCTTCGACGGCTACCGGGCCGCGTTGGAGGCCGGCGGCCTGCCGCTGGACCGGCGGCTCGTGGTCGCGGGGGCGTCGTCGCGCGCCGAGGCCTACCGCAGTGCCACGCGGGTGCTCGAGTCGCCGGACCGGCCCTCGGCGGTGTTCGCGGCCACCGACATCGCCGCGGTCAGCGCCATCTGGGCCGCCCGTGACCTCGGGCTGCGGGTGCCCGACGACGTCGCCGTCATCGGCGTCGGCAACATCGACGAGGACCTCGTCATGAACCCCCCTCTGACCAGTGTCGGCCCGTCGTCCGTCGGGTCGGCCGAGATTGCCGAACTGCTCATCGGCCGGATGGCGGGCGAGGCGCCGGCCGCCGGCCGGACGCGCCTGCAGCCCTGGGAGCTGATCCGCCGCGGCTCGGCCTGA
- a CDS encoding LacI family DNA-binding transcriptional regulator, whose translation MSRRKQPTSRDVAALAGVSVATVSYVMNGRTDRRIPDDTRDKVLAAARRLSYAPNRSARSLRRRRTEQVCLVVGSIGVPAYDQLARDIHTRADDAGYGVITIVVDSRARAEKAMELLQQRIADGAVIAPDIADLTEPDLTGLARSGLPLVVMSNTAAPNGFDVIRAPEAAACAAALDHLFGTGRRRVAFLGHRHELETAAGSPSERFAAYLDALERHGAERDDSIIVPGANDRVAAYCSVEALLARPDRPDAIFAASGRGAISAIWAARDAQLDVPGEVAVVGAGNLPESLITRPALSTVGPSAADDFTEVARLIFERIAAGVPAEGREISDPWTFHPRGST comes from the coding sequence ATGTCGCGACGGAAGCAGCCGACGTCCCGTGACGTCGCCGCACTCGCCGGTGTCTCGGTGGCCACCGTGTCGTACGTCATGAACGGCCGCACCGACCGCCGGATCCCGGACGACACGCGCGACAAGGTGCTCGCCGCGGCCCGGCGGCTCTCGTATGCGCCGAACCGGTCGGCGCGCAGCCTGCGCCGCCGGCGCACCGAGCAGGTATGCCTCGTCGTCGGGTCCATCGGCGTGCCGGCCTACGACCAGCTCGCCCGCGACATCCACACCCGCGCCGACGACGCCGGCTACGGCGTGATCACCATCGTCGTCGACTCGCGAGCACGCGCGGAGAAGGCGATGGAGCTGCTACAGCAGCGCATCGCCGACGGCGCGGTCATCGCGCCGGACATCGCCGACCTGACCGAGCCGGACCTGACCGGTCTGGCCCGCAGCGGGCTCCCGCTCGTCGTCATGAGCAACACCGCCGCACCGAACGGGTTCGACGTGATCCGGGCGCCGGAGGCCGCGGCGTGCGCCGCGGCGCTCGACCACCTCTTCGGCACCGGCCGCCGGCGGGTGGCGTTCCTGGGTCACCGCCATGAGCTGGAGACCGCCGCCGGCAGCCCGTCCGAACGATTCGCCGCCTACCTCGACGCGCTGGAGCGGCACGGCGCCGAACGGGACGACAGCATCATCGTGCCCGGCGCGAACGACCGGGTCGCGGCCTACTGCAGCGTCGAAGCCCTGCTCGCGCGGCCGGACCGGCCGGACGCGATCTTCGCCGCGTCCGGCCGGGGCGCGATCAGCGCCATCTGGGCGGCGCGCGATGCCCAGCTCGACGTACCGGGCGAAGTCGCCGTCGTCGGTGCCGGCAACCTCCCGGAGAGCCTCATCACGCGACCGGCGCTGAGCACCGTGGGACCGTCCGCCGCCGACGACTTCACCGAGGTCGCCCGCCTGATCTTCGAGCGCATCGCTGCCGGCGTCCCGGCCGAGGGACGCGAGATCAGCGATCCGTGGACCTTCCATCCCCGCGGTTCCACCTGA
- a CDS encoding ABC transporter substrate-binding protein encodes MATPQPTRRQLLRWTGAGALAGVAAPWLSGCAGAPEDDTSTGGSGASGGGGGDLTVYWNAGHTYAAYEQVIAEFEEEHGVSVSLQKYQWDDLRTRLLSDLASGNPPDVVEEPGGWLQEFAISGDALSLQEFVDADGEEMGFPDDWQPLTIPRNSHEGDVYGIQLHLTCNMLLYNRAMLDAAGVPVPATWDDFLDAATLLTGDGVHGVALNQDPAYSWPWLLQNGVRYYDPDSGDLLVPRDKAVEALQFQADLVHRHQVAPVPTPGTDYSGPQKLLSAGRAAMILTGPWDLAPIAQTSPDLDLGIAPALSNDVQATLQAGTSVFIPAKAKNPDLAWDFVKRITALEVEKAATEEARMLMPRLSWAEDPMVRGDEQLAAFAGGFEYAVDTSEELRLTGRSGEVTELFKTLYQDVVMNDSEAATAVDAFLTEAAKVLES; translated from the coding sequence ATGGCGACACCCCAGCCCACCCGACGTCAACTGCTGCGCTGGACCGGAGCCGGCGCCCTGGCCGGTGTGGCCGCGCCGTGGCTCAGCGGCTGCGCCGGCGCGCCCGAGGACGACACGTCGACCGGCGGGTCAGGCGCATCCGGCGGTGGGGGCGGAGACCTCACCGTCTACTGGAACGCCGGGCACACCTACGCCGCCTACGAGCAGGTCATCGCGGAGTTCGAGGAGGAGCACGGCGTCAGCGTCAGCCTGCAGAAGTACCAGTGGGACGACCTGCGCACCAGGCTGCTGTCGGACCTGGCCTCCGGCAACCCGCCGGACGTCGTCGAGGAGCCTGGCGGCTGGTTGCAGGAGTTCGCGATCTCCGGCGACGCGCTGTCGCTGCAGGAGTTCGTCGACGCCGACGGCGAGGAGATGGGCTTCCCCGACGACTGGCAGCCGCTGACGATCCCGCGCAACTCGCACGAGGGCGACGTCTACGGCATCCAGCTGCACCTGACTTGCAACATGCTGCTCTACAACCGCGCCATGCTCGACGCCGCCGGCGTTCCCGTGCCGGCTACCTGGGACGACTTCCTCGACGCCGCGACCTTGCTGACCGGCGACGGCGTGCACGGGGTGGCGCTCAACCAGGACCCGGCGTACTCCTGGCCGTGGCTGCTGCAGAACGGCGTGCGCTACTACGACCCGGACAGCGGCGACCTGCTCGTCCCGCGCGACAAGGCGGTCGAGGCGCTGCAGTTCCAGGCCGACCTGGTGCACCGGCACCAGGTCGCACCGGTGCCGACGCCCGGCACCGACTATTCCGGGCCGCAGAAGCTGCTGTCGGCCGGCCGCGCCGCGATGATCCTGACCGGGCCGTGGGACCTCGCGCCCATCGCGCAGACCAGCCCCGACCTGGATCTGGGCATCGCACCGGCGCTGTCGAACGACGTGCAGGCGACGCTGCAGGCCGGCACCAGCGTCTTCATCCCCGCGAAGGCGAAGAACCCGGACCTGGCCTGGGACTTCGTCAAGCGCATCACCGCGCTCGAGGTCGAGAAGGCGGCCACCGAGGAGGCCCGGATGCTGATGCCGCGGCTGTCCTGGGCCGAGGACCCGATGGTGCGGGGCGACGAGCAGCTGGCGGCGTTCGCCGGCGGCTTCGAGTACGCCGTGGACACCTCCGAGGAGCTGCGGCTGACCGGCCGGAGCGGCGAGGTCACCGAGCTGTTCAAGACGCTCTACCAGGACGTCGTGATGAACGACAGCGAGGCCGCGACTGCGGTCGACGCCTTCCTCACCGAGGCGGCGAAGGTGCTGGAGTCCTGA
- a CDS encoding carbohydrate ABC transporter permease yields MATATTTAPSPPGASGGGRRRRSPFRRSLNRRYVITAYLFLLPAFAFFGLMFYLPIANVIANSFNTGPRADVFAGLDNYRRAFDDQAVHNAFTVTVIFGAATTIGAIVIGLGLALLLNQQLRGRVVFRAIVLVPYLTSVAIVGLLWRNILDPQLGVLNRVLTDLGLPTQTWLNTHPLATIVGVTLWMNVGYTMVLFLAGLQGIPEEYQEAATVDGASSWQRFWRITLPLLAPTTLFVSVMSVIGGLQAFGQAYIITGGGPAGRTDLYIFHVFEVAFTSRDFGYASALSFLLFLVIVLFTVVQLRAGRRGEVQY; encoded by the coding sequence ATGGCCACGGCGACGACGACGGCGCCGTCGCCGCCCGGCGCGTCCGGGGGCGGGCGGCGGCGCCGGTCGCCGTTCCGGCGCTCGCTGAACCGGCGGTACGTGATCACGGCGTACCTGTTCCTGCTGCCGGCCTTCGCGTTCTTCGGGCTGATGTTCTACCTGCCCATCGCCAACGTGATCGCGAACTCGTTCAACACCGGGCCGCGGGCCGACGTCTTCGCCGGCCTCGACAACTATCGCCGCGCCTTCGACGACCAGGCGGTGCACAACGCGTTCACCGTCACGGTGATCTTCGGTGCCGCGACCACGATCGGGGCCATCGTCATCGGGCTCGGGCTGGCGCTGCTGCTGAACCAGCAGCTGCGCGGGCGGGTGGTGTTCCGCGCGATCGTGCTGGTGCCGTACCTGACGTCGGTGGCGATCGTCGGCCTGCTGTGGCGCAACATCCTCGACCCGCAGCTGGGGGTGCTGAACCGGGTGCTCACCGACCTGGGGCTGCCCACCCAGACCTGGCTGAACACCCATCCGCTGGCCACGATCGTCGGCGTCACGCTGTGGATGAACGTCGGGTACACGATGGTGCTCTTCCTGGCGGGACTGCAGGGCATTCCGGAGGAGTACCAGGAGGCCGCCACCGTCGACGGCGCGTCGTCGTGGCAGCGGTTCTGGCGCATCACGCTGCCGCTGCTGGCGCCCACGACGCTGTTCGTGTCGGTGATGTCGGTGATCGGCGGCCTGCAGGCGTTCGGGCAGGCGTACATCATCACCGGCGGCGGCCCGGCGGGGCGGACCGACCTGTACATCTTCCACGTCTTCGAGGTGGCGTTCACCTCGCGGGACTTCGGCTACGCCTCGGCGCTGTCGTTCCTGCTGTTCCTCGTCATCGTGCTGTTCACCGTGGTCCAGCTGCGGGCCGGGCGGCGTGGGGAGGTGCAGTACTGA